From one Leifsonia soli genomic stretch:
- a CDS encoding 4'-phosphopantetheinyl transferase family protein, which yields MPALVVVPHRSVDAALVTSVASRLSTGDRDRLSSLHADLDGLAAFVAGRSALQQALDQAGADGAAIDATCPDCGLSHGRPMVAGAPRPWFVSLSHAGGRAFAVASRRPVGIDAETLDELRRRADAIDDLAPGGGDPGRRWTAVEAVLKAEGSGLRRDPDAVHVARLSARLDGRRYALRTAQVDDCLVTVATGRRRGA from the coding sequence GTGCCCGCTCTCGTCGTCGTCCCGCATCGGTCGGTGGATGCCGCCCTCGTCACGAGCGTCGCCTCCCGGCTGTCAACGGGCGACCGCGACCGCCTCTCCTCGTTGCACGCCGACCTCGACGGGCTGGCCGCGTTCGTGGCCGGCCGTTCCGCCCTTCAGCAGGCGCTGGACCAGGCGGGTGCCGATGGCGCCGCGATCGACGCGACGTGCCCGGACTGCGGGCTGTCGCACGGCCGTCCGATGGTTGCGGGGGCACCACGGCCGTGGTTCGTGTCGCTGTCGCACGCCGGCGGGCGCGCGTTCGCGGTCGCCTCCCGGCGTCCCGTCGGGATCGACGCCGAGACGCTCGACGAGCTGCGTCGCCGCGCCGACGCGATCGACGACCTCGCTCCGGGTGGTGGCGACCCCGGCCGCCGGTGGACGGCCGTCGAGGCCGTACTCAAGGCCGAGGGGAGCGGGCTGCGGCGCGATCCCGATGCGGTGCACGTCGCGCGCCTCTCCGCCCGGCTGGACGGCCGTCGCTACGCCCTGCGGACCGCGCAGGTGGACGACTGCCTGGTCACGGTGGCGACGGGTCGTCGGCGCGGCGCGTGA